In Rattus norvegicus strain BN/NHsdMcwi chromosome 3, GRCr8, whole genome shotgun sequence, a genomic segment contains:
- the Or4k35 gene encoding olfactory receptor Olr750, which produces MEKTNQSEGSEFIILGLCDSWELQAFFLVIFSSLYLTTILGNIFIVLIIITDLRLHSPMYFLLANLSFIDFCLSSVTTPKMIIDFLKEKKTISFGGCMCQIFFGHFFGGGEMVLLVSMAYDRYVAICKPLHYSSIMNRHMCIGLVVASWIIGFVHSISQLVIIVNLPFCGSRVLDSFFCDIPLVIKLACLDIYVLEILINADSGVLAAVCFILLLMSYSHILTTVCLHSKDGASKALSTCTAHIIVVVLFFGPCIFIYLWPVSITWVDKFLAVFYAVITPLLNPAIYTLRNKEIKNAMKRLQC; this is translated from the coding sequence ATGGAGAAAACAAACCAGTCTGAAGGGTCTGAATTCATTATTCTTGGTCTTTGTGACTCTTGGGAGCTCCAAGCCTTTTTCTTAGTGATATTTTCTTCACTTTATTTAACCACCATTTTGGGTAACATTTTTATTGTACTCATAATCATCACAGACCTTCGTCTCCATTCTCCTATGTACTTTCTGTTGGCCAACCTCTCATTCATTGACTTCTGCCTTTCTTCAGTCACTACACCTAAGATGATTATAGATTTCCTCAAGGAAAAGAAGACGATCTCCTTTGGAGGGTGCATGTGTCAGATTTTCTTTGGTCACTTCTTCGGAGGGGGTGAGATGGTACTGCTTGTATCAATGGCTTATGACCGTTATGTAGCCATTTGTAAGCCACTCCATTACTCTAGCATCATGAACAGACATATGTGCATTGGATTAGTGGTGGCATCATGGATCATTGGCTTTGTGCATTCAATCAGCCAACTGGTTATAATTGTAAATCTTCCCTTCTGTGGATCCAGAGTTTTAGACAGTTTTTTCTGCGATATTCCATTGGTCATCAAGCTAGCCTGCTTGGACATCTAtgttctagaaattttgataaatgctgACAGCGGGGTGCTAGCAGCCGTATGCTTCATTCTGTTGCTGATGTCCTACTCCCATATTCTGACTACTGTCTGCCTTCATTCTAAGGATGGGGCATCCAAAGCTCTCTCTACTTGTACTGCCCACATCATAGTGGTAGTATTATTTTTTGGGCCCTGCATCTTCATCTATCTGTGGCCAGTCAGCATAACATGGGTGGACAAATTCCTTGCTGTGTTTTATGCAGTTATCACACCTCTCCTGAATCCAGCCATTTATACTTTAAGAAACAAAGAGATTAAAAATGCTATGAAGAGGTTACAGTGCTAG